The Streptomyces sp. JB150 genomic interval GTCCGCTTGACCAGACCGGAGTCGACCAGTGGCGCGACCTGCCGGGTGACCGTCGAGGAGTCGATGCCCATGCTGGAGGCGAGCGCCTTGACGCCCATGGGGCCCTCCTTGTCGAGCCGGTTGAGCAGCAGGTACGCGGCGCGGTCCATGGAGTTGCGCACCTGCCCGACGCCGCCGAGCCGGGTCTGTTCGGCGCGGCGGGCGAACACCGCCACCTCGTGCTGGAGGGCGTCGAGAAGACCGGTGTCACCGACGGTCGTCATGTCCATCGACATTTCAGGTGTTGTGGGCATGGCCGGGAGCTCACTTCATGAAGGGGTCCTGGGTTGGGGGACAGGGTACGCGGCCCGGAGGCGGGTCGTACCGGCGCTGCGCAAACCGGTCTCGGAGGTTGGTCACAACCGCGCTTCCCGCCCGTGAACTGCGATGCTGGTGTCATGAGCTACCGCACCGCTGACTCCTTTCGCACCGTCACGCTCGACGATGTGCGCGGGGCGCAGAAGATGCTCACGGGGGTCGCGCGGGTGACCGCGATGGAGGGCAGCCGGCACCTGAGCGGTCTCGTCGGCTCGCCCGTGCACCTCAAGTGCGAGAACCTCCAGCGGACGGGCTCGTTCAAGCTGCGCGGCGCCTACGTGCGGATCGCCGGGCTGCTGCCCGAGGAGCGGGCCGCCGGAGTGGTCGCCGCGAGCGCAGGCAACCACGCGCAGGGCGTGGCCCTGGCGTCGTCCCTGCTCGGGGTGCGCGCGACGGTGTTCATGCCGAAGGGCGCCCCGCTGCCGAAGATCAGCGCCACGCGGGACTACGGCGCCGAGGTGCGCCTGCACGGTCACGTCGTCGACGAGACGCTGGCCGCCGCGCAGCAGTACGCCGACGACACCGGCGCGGTCTTCATCCACCCCTTCGACCACCCCGACGTCATCGCGGGCCAGGGCACCGTCGGCCTGGAGATCCTGGAGCAGTGCCCGGAGGTGCGCACGATCGTCGTGGGGATCGGCGGCGGCGGGCTCGCCGCGGGCATCGCGGTCGCGGTGAAGGCGCTGCGGCCGGACGTGCGGATCGTCGGTGTGCAGGCGGCGGGCGCTGCGGCGTATCCGCCCTCGCTGGCGGCGGGCCGCCCGGTGTCGGTCGGGAACCCGGCGACGATGGCCGACGGCATCAGGGTCGGCCGCCCCGGCGACGTGCCGTTCGGGATCGTCGGCGCGCTCGTCGACGAGGTGCGCACGGTCACCGAGGACGAGCTGTCCACCGCGCTGCTGCTGTGCCTGGAGCGGGCCAAGCTGGTCGTGGAGCCGGCCGGGGCGAGCCCGGTCGCGGCGCTGCTGAGCGCCCCCGGCGCGTTCGAGGGGCCGGTGGTGGCGGTGCTGTCGGGCGGCAACGTCGACCCGGTGCTGATGCAGCGCGTCCTGCGGCACGGCATGGCCGCGCAGGGCCGCTACCTGGCCGTACGCCTCCGGCTGACCGACCGGCCGGGCGCCCTCGCGACGCTGCTCGCGGTGCTGTCGGCGGTCGACGCGAACGTCCTGGACGTGAGTCACGTGCGGACCGATCCGCGCCTCGGCCTGACCGAGGCGGAGGTCGAGCTGCACCTGGAGACCATGGGCCCCGCGCACTGCGCCGAGGTCGGCGAGGCGCTGCGCACGG includes:
- the ilvA gene encoding threonine ammonia-lyase, translating into MSYRTADSFRTVTLDDVRGAQKMLTGVARVTAMEGSRHLSGLVGSPVHLKCENLQRTGSFKLRGAYVRIAGLLPEERAAGVVAASAGNHAQGVALASSLLGVRATVFMPKGAPLPKISATRDYGAEVRLHGHVVDETLAAAQQYADDTGAVFIHPFDHPDVIAGQGTVGLEILEQCPEVRTIVVGIGGGGLAAGIAVAVKALRPDVRIVGVQAAGAAAYPPSLAAGRPVSVGNPATMADGIRVGRPGDVPFGIVGALVDEVRTVTEDELSTALLLCLERAKLVVEPAGASPVAALLSAPGAFEGPVVAVLSGGNVDPVLMQRVLRHGMAAQGRYLAVRLRLTDRPGALATLLAVLSAVDANVLDVSHVRTDPRLGLTEAEVELHLETMGPAHCAEVGEALRTAGYTVIG
- a CDS encoding MarR family transcriptional regulator, which gives rise to MSMDMTTVGDTGLLDALQHEVAVFARRAEQTRLGGVGQVRNSMDRAAYLLLNRLDKEGPMGVKALASSMGIDSSTVTRQVAPLVDSGLVKRTSHPEDGRAVVLQLSPRGLSRLEEVRSSRRQLMAELTQDWAPEEREAFCTLLTRFNVALSARMAAAGAPVAEPASPS